A window of Nitrospirota bacterium genomic DNA:
GGGCTACAGTATCGACAGCGCCGGAAGCGGGCCGGAGGCTATCGGCATCCTTCAAAATAATGAATACGATATCGTCTTCACTGACATTGAACTGCCTGAAAACGGCGGAATAGAAGTCATTAACTGGATCAATACTTCAAGTCCCGGCACCGGAGTAATAGCTACCGCAGACAACCCCTCGCAGGAATCTATTATGGAAACCCTCAAACTCGGCATTGTTGATTATCTCCCGAAGCCCTTTTCCCAGCCGGTGCTTATTGATGCCGCGTTCAAGGCGGTAAGCTTTATGAGGGAGAGGAGTTCATCTGAATTAAGCGCTGAAGAAGAAACTATGGCTGCCAGAGAAAAAGAGATAGATGTCAAGTCCGGCGAACTTGAGAAGATAATCTCCTCACATCGTGATACCCCGGGATGCCTTATCCCCGTCCTTCAGCAGGCACAGGAACTCATAGGTTATCTGCCTGCCTCTGTTCAGCGAAAGATAGCAAGAGGGCTTAATATCCCGGTGGCAGAGGTACACGGAGTTGTCTCGTTCTATTCCTTCTTCAGCATGAAGCCTAAGGGCAAACACGTTATAAAGGTCTGCCTTGGAACGGCATGCTATGTCAAAAGGGCTGAAGAGATACTGGAGAAGCTCAAGGAATCATTGGGGATAAATGTCTCTGAGATAACAAAAGACAACCGGTTTTCATTAGAGAGCGTCAGGTGTCTCGGCGCGTGCGGGCTTGCCCCGGTAGTTGTGATCGACCATGATACACACGCTTCGGTCAACCCGGTCAAGACGGCGGAGATGCTTGCCGCATATGAATGAGGCTGAGGCGATAAAAAATAAATAATTTTACAAGGGAATAAGAGGTTAACAATGGCCAAACTGACGATAAGCGACCTGCAGAAGATCAAAGAGAAACACAAGTCTACCTTTACGCTCAGAGAAGGCGGCTACAGGGCAAAAGTTACCGTACATATGGGCACATGCGGTATCGCTGCAGGTGCAAGGGCTATTATTAACACGCTTATGGCGGAAATAGAGAAAAGCGGCACGTCGGACATCATTGTCACAACTTCCGGATGTGCCGGGCTATGCAGCAGCGAGCCGATGGTCACTATAGATATACTCGGACATCCTCCTGTCAAATATAAGGCGCTGAACGAAGAAAAGATGCGGGAGATATTCAGGGAGCATATTCTGGGCGGAAATATCGTTGAGAAATACGCGCTTGTCATAGGAAGCGAAACAAGCTATTGAGTATAATTCGCCATCCCCCTTAATAAAGGGGGATACAGGGGGATGTTAAGATAAAACACACCCCTAACCCCTCTTTATTAGAGGGGAATATCCCCGATAGAGACACTCGGGGATGACAACTTGAATGTAGATGAGAATAATCAGGAGAGCATAGATGCAGAATTACAGGGCCAACATAATGATGTGCGCAGGAACGGGGTGCGTTGCCTGCAATGCCCTAAAGGTCAAAGATGCCCTTGTTAATGAACTCAACAAAAGGGGGCTGGAAAAAGAGATACAGATAGTCCTTACCGGCTGTAACGGCTTCTGCGCCAATGCGCCGATAATGTCTGTTCAGCCTGAGGGCATCTTTTATCAAAAACTCAAGATCGAAGATATCCCCGTGATAGTAGAGGAACACCTGCTTAAAGGCCGGCCTGTTGAGAAGCTCATGTACAAAGAGCCGGAAGCAAAGTCTGCTGTTCCGCTAATGCATGATATCCCCTTCTTCAAGCTCCAGGTGCTCAGGGCGCTTAGGAACAAAGGCATGATAGACCCTGAGAACATTGAAGATTACATTGCAAGGGACGGCTACCAGGGCACGGCAAAGGCGCTTCTCGAACTGACCCCCGAAGAGATAATAAAGATAATGAAAGACTCCGGGCTCAGAGGCAGGGGCGGAGCAGGTTTCCCCACAGGGCTCAAATGGGAGTTCTGTTCAAAGGTAATATCTGACACCAAATACATCCTTTGCAACGGAGATGAAGGCGACCCCGGAGCCTTCATGGACAGGAGCGTCATGGAGGCTGACCCTCATGTTGTGCTTGAGGGAATGATAATAGCCGGAAAAGCGATCGGCGCAACCAAGGGGTACATATATGTGAGAGCAGAATATCCCCTTGCCGTAAAAAGGCTTCAGTTAGCCATAGACCAGGCGAAAGAGGCCGGCCTTCTCGGAGAGAACATTCTCAACAGCGGATTCAGCCTTGACATAGAGATATACCTCGGCGCAGGCGCCTTTGTCTGCGGTGAAGAGACAGCGCTCATGCGTTCGCTTGAAGGCAAGCGCGGAATGCCGCGGCCCAGGCCGCCCTTCCCTGCTTTCAAAGGCCTATGGGATAAACCCACCGTTCTTAATAATGTCGAGACATATGCAAACGTCCCGCAGATAATCATAAACGGAGCCGACTGGTTCAAGCAGCTTGGCACGCCGAAGAGCACAGGCACAAAGGTCTTTGCGCTTACGGGAGCTATCAATAACATAGGGCTTATTGAAGTGCCCATGGGGATACCTTTGAGAACAGTCATATTTGATATAGGCGGCGGCATAAAAAAGGGAAGGAAGTATAAGGCGGTCCAGCTTGGGGGGCCGTCCGGCGGATGCATACCCGAAAGCCTGTTGGACACACCGGTCGACTATGAATCGATAAACGCCACAGGCGCGATAGTAGGCTCGGGCGGAATGGTCGTTATGGACGATACGAACTGCATGGTCAATGTCGCAAAGTTCTTTCTTGAGTTCACTGCTGATGAATCGTGCGGCAAGTGCCCTCCATGCAGGATAGGGACACGAGTGATGCTGGATAAACTGATAGACATCACTGAAGGACGGGGAAAAGAGAGCGACATCGAACTTCTACTTGACCTCTCACATGACATCATCAACACTTCACTCTGCGGGCTCGGGCAGACCGCTCCGAACCCGGTGCTCACGACCATAAAGTATTTCAAACATGAATATGAGTCACATATCATAGACGGCTGGTGCAAGTCAGGCGTCTGCAAAGAACTCTCAACATTTTATATTGATCCGGAGCTCTGCAAGGGCTGCGGCCTGTGCCTCAAGGCATGCCCGAGAGGCGCAATAACAGGCGAGAAGAAACAGCCTCACAAGGTAGATAACGATCTCTGTATAAAGTGCCGCTCATGTTATATGGCGTGCCCGCCAAAGTTCGGAGCGCTTAAGATAGGGCCTGGCAATATGTTTGCTCAAAGCAAAAAATAGAATATCGGCATTGAGGATCAGATGGTAAATATCACGATAAACGGCAAAAAACTTTCAGTGCAGGAAGGCACGACCATACTTGAGGCCGCCCTTCAGAACAAGATAGATATCCCGCATCTCTGCTATGACAAGCGCCTTGTGCCTTATGGCGCGTGCAGGCTCTGTGTCGTTGAGGTTGAGGGACAGATGAAACTTCTTGCCGCGTGCTCAACCCCGGTAACACCCAATATGTCAGTCAAGACCGAGACCCCGAAGCTGCTTAAGGCAAGACGGACGGTGCTTGAACTTTTACTCATACACCATCCCCTTGACTGCCCGGTCTGCGACAAGGCAGGTGAATGCAAGCTTCAGGACCTGGCATTTAAATACGGGGCTGCTGACAGCCGTTTCAAGGCAAAGAAAAAACATGACACGGCAGACACCGGAAGCCCTTTTGTCGAGAGAAACAGCAACAGGTGCGTGCTTTGCGGCAAATGCGTCAGGGTCTGCGGCGAACTTCAGGGAGTCGGCGCCATAAATATCATAGGCCGGGGATTTGAATCGAAGATCAGCCCCGCATTTGAGGAAAGGCTTGACTGTGAGTTCTGCGGCCAATGCATAGACGCATGCCCGGTCGGAGCCCTCGGAAGAAGGTCTTACAGGCACAGCGCCAGGGCATGGTTCCTTGAGTCTCACGATAATATCTGCCCTTACTGCGGCGTCGGGTGCACGGTCACGTACGACCTGAAAGAGGGAAAGATAATGAGGGCGAGGGGGATCGAAGACAAAGGCATCAACAAAGGCAACCTCTGCAGCAGAGGAAGGTTTGGCTACGATTTTATATATTCTGAAAAGCGCCTCGCGGTTCCGCTGATAAAAGAAGGCAGCGGCTTTAAAAAGGCCTCATGGGATGAGGCGCTGAAGTTCATAGCTGAAAGGATCCAGGTGATAAAGCATGCCCACGGAGCTGATTCTATAGGCGCTATCGGCTCTCCCAGATGCACTGTGGAAGACAACTATATGCTGCAGAAGTTCATGAAGAGCGTTAACAGCAGCAATAATATCGACTCTTCCGCAAGGTTCGGCTACGCAAAGATACTCGATGCCGTAGATATGGCATTCGGTTTAAAGAGCCTTCCTGTTGATCATGACTCGCCTCTGGGCAAAGAGGTTATACTTGTTATTGAATCTGACATTACATCCACCCACCCTGTCTGGGGACTTAACTTCCTGAAGGCGGAGCGGGAAGGGACAAATCTTATCGTTGCAGAGACACGGGAGACAAAGCTCACGCGCCACAGCAGCCGCTGGCTGAGGATAAAGCCCGGCACCGGCGTGGCGCTCCTGAACTGTATAATTAAAGTTGCGCTTGATGAAGGGCTTTATGATAAAGAGAGGGTATCAAAAGTTGAAGGCTTCTCTTTCCTTACAGAGACTGTAAATGATTATTCCCCGGCCGCAGTCTCAAGGATAACGGGGATAAGCGAAGATATACTCATCAAAACGGCAAGAGAATTCTTATCCGCTAAATCAAGGCTCATCAGCCTGACCCTTGGTGCATCAGAGAATACCAAAGGAATTGACACCGCGCTTGCCGCCGCAAACCTTATTATCCTGACCGGAGAAAAACCTTCCAGCCTTCAGATGCCTGCTGAATACTGCAATACCTTCGGTATGTGGGAGGCAGGCGTAAGGCCTGAAATACCGGGGAAGGACGCAACATCGATGTTATATAAGGAAGGGGCTGTCAAGGCATTATTTATCATGGGGGAGAACCCTGTTGTAACCTTCCCTGATTCGTCAACCGTTGAAAAGACGCTGACCGGCCTGGACTTTCTGGTAGTTCAAGACATAACGCTTACTGATACAGCTAAACTTGCCGATGTCGTGCTGCCCTCATCCGGCTGGGCTGAAAAAGACGGTACTTTTATCAATGCCGGAGGGATAGCCCAGAATGTAAAAAGGATCGTCAAGCCGTTTGGAAAATCCGTGGCTGACTGGCAGATACTAAAGAACCTTTCAAAGGCGATGGGCGCTGAAATAGGCATAAAAGATATCACAGTGCTTCAGGAAGAGATCAAGAACAGGAAACCTGAGGCAGGCCGATTGAAGCTGACGTTCAACCCTGTTACATATACCCCGGTCGGAGAATATGACACTGAATTCCCTCTCAGGATGATAACAGGCAACCTTATGCAGCATTCAGGCGCTCTCTCGGCAATGTCCAAAAACCAGGGCAACGCGATAGCGTCGGCATTCATTCAGGTCTGCAGGGCTGACGCGGAAAGATACAATATCAGAGACAACGGCTTTGTGAACTTATCATCAAAGAACGGCTCGGTGCTGGTGAAAGCCCAGATCTCAGAAGAAGTCCCTGAGGGCACGGTATTCGCGCCTGTCCACTTTCACCATGCGAGGATAAACAACCTTACATCTCTTTCTCCGGACGGCTCCTCTCCTATCTGCGCGGTAAAGATAAAAGCGGTTAACTGAACCTGCGGCCCATTGCGTGAAAGATATCACTTCTGTTTTTTCTTAAGATGAATTATCCGGTCGCGTTTCTGTTCTGAAAAGAATATATCTTTACCGTCTATCAGAATACCCTGGGGAGCATGCAGCCCTTCAACGATCGTCTCAAGCCTGCCGTTATGATATTTGAGCAGCCGCCCGGGATCGGCATCCTCACTGATCCACAGTGCGCCGTCATTATCTATCGCAAGCTGGTCGGGTTCATTAAGCCCCTGCAGAAGTATCCCCTTTTCACCGCCCTTTAGAAAAAGCACCTTGCCTGTTTTTGTTTCAGCAACATAGATCACTCCCTCATTATCAACTATGACCCCTTCAGGGTTATGCAGCTCCTCCAGCAGAACCGTTTTATCCCCTGAACTTGACAGCCTGATAAGCCTGCCGTCTTTTTTGTCTTCGGCAATGATCATCTCTTCATCGGAAATGACAGCTATGCCTTCAGGATTATCGAATTCGGCTATTGTCCTGTCTTTAAACGACTGAAGGTCATACTCAATGACCCTGCCGCTGCGCGACTCTTCAAGGATATATAACTTAAACCCTCTTGCGCGAAGCCCGTCCGGCCGGTTCAGCCCTTTCATGACAGATACCGCCTTGCCGTTGTTGTCTATCATTACCAGCTCGCCGTCAGGAAACTCCAGCTCAAGTGTGGCAAATAACAAACCGTCGGAAGTCTTTGCAAGATTGTCCACATCCTTCAGTCCTGAAGCATAGACCTCCCAGCTGTATCCTTCAGCAACCTTCATTATTTCATCAGGCGCTTTATTGGAATTCAAAGAACATGACAGAGATGCTCCGCTTAAAAGCAATAACACCTGCATAAATAAAAATATTCTATTCATAATGTTAAATATATTAACCGATTCAACATTTATAAATCAGTCTGCTGTAAATATCCCGTTGCTCGACAAAAGAGCCGGGATGCTTTAATCTCTATTTATAATGACAGGAGGCAATAACTATGGAAGGACTTCGCAGGGTCGATGATACAAAGTTAGAGATACCTCAGGGCTACAAAACAGGCATGAGGACAAAAGGCGTCATCTATGTGGACAGGGAGCTCGAAAAAACCCTTGATAAGGAATCAATCGAACAGGTCGCGAATGTGGCTTCCCTTCCCGGGATCGTCGGCGCGGCGCTTGCGATGCCTGACATACACCGGGGCTACGGCTTCACTATCGGAGGTGTCGCGGCATTCGACCTGAATGAAGGGATAATATCCCCTGGCGGCGTCGGCTACGACATAAATTGAGGCGTCCGGCTCCTTCGGAGTAACCTGCACAAAGACGAGGTTATTCCAAAGGCAAGAGGCCTCGTGGAGGTCTTGTTCAGGGACATACCGACAGGCGTAGGTTCAAAAGGCAAGCTCAAACTTAACTCAAAAGAGCATAGGAAGGTTCTGCTTCAAGGCGCGCAGTGGGTGGTTGAGCAGGGTTTCGGAAGCGGCGAAGACCTTGAGCATACAGAGTCAGGCGGATGTATGGAAGGCGCAGACCCGGATCTTGTAAGTGATAAGGCTTACGAGAGGGGAAGCTCGCAGTTAGGCACACTCGGCTCAGGCAATCACTTTGCAGAGATACAGTATGTTGATGAGATATTTGATGAGAGTGTCGCAAACAGCTTCGGCCTCTATAAAGATCAGATAACGGTCATGATACATACAGGCTCAAGAGGTTTCGGGCATCAGGTATGCACAGACTTTCTTAAGGTGATGCAGAAGGCCGCGCATAAATATAAGATAGACCTGCCTGACATAGAGCTTGCCTGCGCGCCGTACAGCAGCCCCGAGGCGAAAGAGTATCTTGCAGCGATGAAGGCTGCGGCAAACTATGCATGGGCGAACAGGCAGTATATTACGCACTGGGTAAGAGAGTCTTTCATGGAGGTGCTGGGCATCGGGCCGAACAAAGCAGGTATGAGCCTCTTATATGATGTCGCGCATAATATCGCAAAGGTCGAAGAGCATATCATTGACGGCAGAAAGATGAAGGTTGTCGTTCACCGCAAGGGCGCCACAAGGGCGTTTCCTCCGGGGCATTCTGAACTTCCTGACGCTTACAAAGAGACCGGCCAACCTGTTATAATTCCCGGTGACATGGGCAGGGCGTCATATGTCCTCATCGGAACTGAAACAGGCATGAGAGAATCATTCGGCTCCACATGTCACGGCGCAGGCAGAGTGCTATCGAGGCATCAGGCATTAAAGCAGGCAAGAGGCAGGTCTATAAGACAAGAGATGGAAGATGCAGGCGTGACCGTAAGATACACAGGCAGAGGCACACTCGCGGAAGAGATGCCTGAGGCGTATAAAGATATTTCCAATGTCGTTGATGTCGTGCATAGAGCAGGGCTTTCAAGAAAAGTCGCAAAGCTCAGGCCGCTCGGCGTGATAAAAGGATAAGATATTTTGAATAGTAATAATCTCAGAATCGGCAAGATCCCTTTCACCAACCTCTTTCCTGTCTTCTATTATCTGGAGAACGAATGCAGACGGCCTGAGTTCACATTCACCGAAGGCGTGCCTTCACAGCTCAATAAGATGCTCCGTGACGGAAAGATAGATGTAAGCCCTTCATCATCAATAGAGTATCTGAGGCATAAAGACACTTACTCAATAATCCCCTGGACATCAATAAGCGCGACAGGTTCTGTCGGAAGCATATTCCTTTTTTCACATTATGCATTGGAATCCCTTGAAGGGAAGAAGATATCCGTCTCCTCACACTCTGAGACCTCGGTCGTACTTTTAAAGATAATCATGAAGAAATTTTTATCACTGAACTGCACTTACACGGTCACTGAAGGCGTTTCTGCTGAAGAGAATCTTGAGAATGCTGATGCGACACTGCTTATCGGTGATGAGGCGATGAGAGAGGCGCAGGAGTTCACAGGAAATATATTCGATCTCGGAGGTTTATGGCACAAACATACAGGACTGCCGTTTGTATTCGCACTCTGGATAGCAAGGAAAGATTCGCTTATTGAGAAGAAAGAGCTTGTCAAAAAACTCTCCGAAGACCTTATCGCCGCAAAAAAGTATATTCCAAAGAACCTTTCCCTGCTTGCTGAAAAAGCGCCCATGAAAAAACTGCTGAGCGAAAAAGAACTGATAACCTACTGGAACGGGATATCATACGATTTTACAGACGAGCATCTTGAAGGGTTGATGCTCTTTGATAAGTACGCAAAGCAGTTATAACTCTTTCTGTCATTCCGGCTTGTCAGGAATCATTTCTTTTCTTCCCCACTTTGACAAAGGGGGGCAACGGGGGGATTTTATAATCATGCTCTTCTTTCCCGTCATTCCCGACTCCGATCGGGAATCCAGTCCTTAACTACATCACTAAATTTTATGATTGTATTTTTATTGTCACACTGATAAATTATCTTATTCTAGAAAATACGGCTGGCTGTATTTATTGTTAGGCATGAAAAAGAAATGACGGATATCACAAAAGAACACATTATAGAAAAAGTCAAGGAAATTGCCACTCGCCTCGGTGTTGAGGTTCTCAGGGTTCCAGATTTCGTGAGGGAATCAGGCATTCCAAAGTATCTCATTTACAGCATGTTTCCAGAGGGTGGATGGAGCACTGTTTTGGCAAAAGCGGGACTCAAGAGTGGTGGATCGGGATTTACATTAGAAGACGATGACCTTCTCAATGAATTCCATCGTGTTGTGACGGAGCTTGGCAAGATTCCTACGTGGCATCTCTTTCAAAGTCGAAGCAAGATTTCGGGCGATAATATTCGCAAACGTTTTGGGGGCACACAAGGAACTCTCAAAAGATATCGTTCTTGGTTAGAAGAAAACTGGCCTGACTCCCCCTTCCTTGAGCTGATGAGTACTATGTCAAGCAATGAACTCCCTGATCTTGCAGAAGAAACAACAAAGAAAACAGGAATAGCCCAAGTGTGGAACAAAACCACGGGGCCAGAATTCGGTGCACCAATTAGTTTTCGGGGTTTGACACATGCCCCAATTAATGAACAAGGTGTTGTGTACCTATTCGGGATGGTGAGTTATGAACTTGGATTTATTGTAGAAGCGATCCACCCTGCATTTCCAGATTGTGAGGCAAAGCGATGCGTAGACTCCAAAAAGAAGCGGTGGCAACGGGTGCGAATTGAATTTGAGTATGTGAGCAGCAATTTCCGACAGCATGGGCATGATCCCCAGCAATGCGACCTTATTGTGTGCTGGGAACATAATTGGCAAGAGTGTCCACTTGAAGTCCTTGAGCTTCGTACTATTTTGAAGACTTTGAGAAATGATGAAAATACCCAACACAGCTCTGAACCATACCGTTGATTCGCAGCGGATCAACGTCCAGTTAGAGCAATCGTTAGCAATAAGATGGAACAGTCATGAAAATCACCCATTGAAAGCCACTCTCTCAAAAGCCAATATTAATCCATAGCGCAAAAGAGAGTTTTTTTTGTACTTCCATGTCTTCAGTAATATTTGATCGCCACACACAGAGTAGAAAGAGATTGATTATATGGCATCGCAATATGCGATACCATCACATAAACATCTTGGCTGATCCCGT
This region includes:
- a CDS encoding NAD(P)H-dependent oxidoreductase subunit E; this encodes MTHNGKILVVDDEPDVLKSCESILRQEGYSIDSAGSGPEAIGILQNNEYDIVFTDIELPENGGIEVINWINTSSPGTGVIATADNPSQESIMETLKLGIVDYLPKPFSQPVLIDAAFKAVSFMRERSSSELSAEEETMAAREKEIDVKSGELEKIISSHRDTPGCLIPVLQQAQELIGYLPASVQRKIARGLNIPVAEVHGVVSFYSFFSMKPKGKHVIKVCLGTACYVKRAEEILEKLKESLGINVSEITKDNRFSLESVRCLGACGLAPVVVIDHDTHASVNPVKTAEMLAAYE
- a CDS encoding (2Fe-2S) ferredoxin domain-containing protein; this encodes MAKLTISDLQKIKEKHKSTFTLREGGYRAKVTVHMGTCGIAAGARAIINTLMAEIEKSGTSDIIVTTSGCAGLCSSEPMVTIDILGHPPVKYKALNEEKMREIFREHILGGNIVEKYALVIGSETSY
- the nuoF gene encoding NADH-quinone oxidoreductase subunit NuoF codes for the protein MQNYRANIMMCAGTGCVACNALKVKDALVNELNKRGLEKEIQIVLTGCNGFCANAPIMSVQPEGIFYQKLKIEDIPVIVEEHLLKGRPVEKLMYKEPEAKSAVPLMHDIPFFKLQVLRALRNKGMIDPENIEDYIARDGYQGTAKALLELTPEEIIKIMKDSGLRGRGGAGFPTGLKWEFCSKVISDTKYILCNGDEGDPGAFMDRSVMEADPHVVLEGMIIAGKAIGATKGYIYVRAEYPLAVKRLQLAIDQAKEAGLLGENILNSGFSLDIEIYLGAGAFVCGEETALMRSLEGKRGMPRPRPPFPAFKGLWDKPTVLNNVETYANVPQIIINGADWFKQLGTPKSTGTKVFALTGAINNIGLIEVPMGIPLRTVIFDIGGGIKKGRKYKAVQLGGPSGGCIPESLLDTPVDYESINATGAIVGSGGMVVMDDTNCMVNVAKFFLEFTADESCGKCPPCRIGTRVMLDKLIDITEGRGKESDIELLLDLSHDIINTSLCGLGQTAPNPVLTTIKYFKHEYESHIIDGWCKSGVCKELSTFYIDPELCKGCGLCLKACPRGAITGEKKQPHKVDNDLCIKCRSCYMACPPKFGALKIGPGNMFAQSKK
- the nuoG gene encoding NADH-quinone oxidoreductase subunit NuoG: MVNITINGKKLSVQEGTTILEAALQNKIDIPHLCYDKRLVPYGACRLCVVEVEGQMKLLAACSTPVTPNMSVKTETPKLLKARRTVLELLLIHHPLDCPVCDKAGECKLQDLAFKYGAADSRFKAKKKHDTADTGSPFVERNSNRCVLCGKCVRVCGELQGVGAINIIGRGFESKISPAFEERLDCEFCGQCIDACPVGALGRRSYRHSARAWFLESHDNICPYCGVGCTVTYDLKEGKIMRARGIEDKGINKGNLCSRGRFGYDFIYSEKRLAVPLIKEGSGFKKASWDEALKFIAERIQVIKHAHGADSIGAIGSPRCTVEDNYMLQKFMKSVNSSNNIDSSARFGYAKILDAVDMAFGLKSLPVDHDSPLGKEVILVIESDITSTHPVWGLNFLKAEREGTNLIVAETRETKLTRHSSRWLRIKPGTGVALLNCIIKVALDEGLYDKERVSKVEGFSFLTETVNDYSPAAVSRITGISEDILIKTAREFLSAKSRLISLTLGASENTKGIDTALAAANLIILTGEKPSSLQMPAEYCNTFGMWEAGVRPEIPGKDATSMLYKEGAVKALFIMGENPVVTFPDSSTVEKTLTGLDFLVVQDITLTDTAKLADVVLPSSGWAEKDGTFINAGGIAQNVKRIVKPFGKSVADWQILKNLSKAMGAEIGIKDITVLQEEIKNRKPEAGRLKLTFNPVTYTPVGEYDTEFPLRMITGNLMQHSGALSAMSKNQGNAIASAFIQVCRADAERYNIRDNGFVNLSSKNGSVLVKAQISEEVPEGTVFAPVHFHHARINNLTSLSPDGSSPICAVKIKAVN
- a CDS encoding menaquinone biosynthesis protein; this translates as MNSNNLRIGKIPFTNLFPVFYYLENECRRPEFTFTEGVPSQLNKMLRDGKIDVSPSSSIEYLRHKDTYSIIPWTSISATGSVGSIFLFSHYALESLEGKKISVSSHSETSVVLLKIIMKKFLSLNCTYTVTEGVSAEENLENADATLLIGDEAMREAQEFTGNIFDLGGLWHKHTGLPFVFALWIARKDSLIEKKELVKKLSEDLIAAKKYIPKNLSLLAEKAPMKKLLSEKELITYWNGISYDFTDEHLEGLMLFDKYAKQL